In the genome of Acidobacteriota bacterium, the window CGACCACAATGCCGGAAAGTCCGAACGAGCATTTGAACTCATGGAATGCCGCGCCGTCTTTATGGTCAGACAGCGTGCGCAGGTCGCCGTGCTCATCGACATAGGTCAGGGCGACGACATGCGCGGAGAAGTAGCCGGGGGCATCCAGCGACGATTCCTTGGTATCGCCGACGGCGACGGAGCCCACGGTGGCTTCTCCGATCTCCGCCTGAAACGCGATTTCCACGCCACGCGCCTGGAGCCACAGGTTCAGCTTCTTGAGCCGACACCCCGCCTGCACGCGGACCACCTGACGCCCCGTGGCATCGTGCTCGAGGCCCAGGACTTCATCCAGCTTGCGCGTACACAGCATGGTTCCTTCATCATTGACGAAAGTGGAGGTAACCGAGAGCAGCGCGCCCACCGGATTCACCGGCGATGGAAACCGCTCCGCATCACGCACCACGGCCTGCACGTCAGCGTAGCTTAAAGGCTCCGCATAGACGGCCGGCTTCGTCGCGTAGCTCAATCCCCAATTGCTGTATTCGCGGCCTTCAGTTTCGAGCAACCCCTGGAAGGGTTGCGCCTCACCCGCTTGGCCCTGGTCTGCGTTAGCATTCATGGTTTTTAGTGAGTCATTTCACTCGGCATATTGCGCGAACGCAGGCCATTATTCCTTGCTCACACCCTGTTGTAAAGGGAAAGAAGCAACTTCTCCGAGCCGCGACAGTGATGGAGTGGCCATGATGCTCGCTGGAGTGGCCATGATGCTCGCTGGCACGGCCACGTCCCGGCCGCACGAACCGTCCCGGTCAGTGGTTTGGGTTTTTCATTCCATCACCGAATCGCGTTCATCAATATGGTGGCCGCTCCATCACTGTCGCGGCTCGGAGAAGATCCGCAATCAACGCCGCTTCTTCTGCTCGTTCTCCGCGATGCGTGCCTTCACCAGCTTCTTCACCAGAGCGGCGGGCAGGGGCTTGTCCAGCGGGAAGTGGATCGTGCCGCCTTTGGATGTGGGATAGTCCTTCAGTTCTTTTGCGAGCGTCCTCATGATTGTCGTGCTCATCCCGAATAAACTGCAATGGTTGGTGAACGCGGCGAACGCCACCAATATCCCTTTATATTTGTACAACGGTATGCGGTAGCTGATGCCCTCGGTCGTCTCCTACGGCGCCACGGACTTGATCGCCGCGCGAATCTTCTGCAACGTGCCGCGCGCGGGCTCCGGCACGCCAGCGAGATATTCGTCCACCGTCATCGCAACGAGATTGCGTTTCGCGTCCGATGAGCGATCGCCAGCGGTCGATTTTTTCATGATCTCAATCCCCTAATGGAATTTCATTCCGGTCTAACGGTAGAGTCTAGCACCCGGCTGGGCGATGCCAAACACGTGAATGAGAGCCGTTCCGCCTGTTCCCGAATTACCAGACGCAACCCGGGTTGAGATGGAGTATGATCGCGCTGAAGAACCATTGTGAGGGAGGTAGCTTATGTTGCGCATTGCGACGTTTAACTTGGAGAACCTGTTCACACGTCCGACGGCAATGAATGAAAATAGCGACGCGGTTGGCCGTCAGGCCATCGAAGATCATGCGGTGCTGAACGGCATTGTTGCCAAGGAAGTCTATACGGCGAATGACAATGCGCGGCTGATTACACTGTCGAATCGTTACAAGTTTCATGTGCTCAGTCCACCAGTCAATGCCTTCGTCCAGTTGCAGAAAATTCGCGGGAAACTATTCCGCAAGCCACAGAATGGCCCGCTGGAGGTCGTCGCCAATGGCCGAGGCGATTGGACAGGATGGTTTGAGCTGAGGCGGGACGATGTCAGGTGGGAAGCAACTTACAACACGGGACGCGTGATCTCCGAAGCGCATGCCGATATTCTCATCCTCGTTGAAGTGGAAAATCGCCCGACGCTGAAGCGATTTTGCAAACAGGTGCTCGATGTTGAATTTCAAAGCGCATACCCGCACTTCATGGTGATTGACGGCAACGATGATCGCGGAATTGATGTGGGAATCGCCAGCCGCTTTCCCATTGTCCAGATGCGCTCGCATGTGGATGATGCCACACCGGCTGGAGGGGAGGTGTTCTCACGCGACTGTCCCGAATACGATATTGATCTTCCGGGCGGCAAGCGCATGGTGATTCTGCCGAATCACTTTAAGTCAAAACGGAATGGAGACAATCAGGCCTCCATCAATCGCAGGAAAGCTCAGGCTGAGCGGGCTCACGCCATCGCTGTTGTGGCGCTCTCGCGCTCTGATCTGGTCGTGGTGGGCGGAGACCTCAATGACGTTCCCGATAGCGTCCCCTTGGCCGCGCTGTTTACGGACGGCTTTGCCGATGTAATCAACCATCCGAACTATCCAACGGATCGGCCAGGAACCTATGGGACCGGCCTTAAGACACAGAAGCTGGACTACCTGATTCTGTCGCCCAAGCTGCAAGCCAAGTTGCAGGATGTCGGGATTGAGCGGCGGGGGGCGTATCACCCAAACTTGTGGGAATCATTCGATACCGTAAAGAAATCGGCTGACGAAGCCTCGGATCATCATCTGGTGTGGGCGGATTTCAATCTTTAAGGCTGGCGGCGCTACATACAACTACGCAAAATTGAAAAGATTTTTCGAGTTTTTCAAATTTTATTGAAACAGAAATGCGCGTACCGAGATTCTTTGGAAAATTTGGGTGATTTGGATTTTCTGGAAAATTTTGGGCTTGGCAACGAGTCGGTGGGGTTTCACCGAGGATCACCCTATATCCATACTAAGGCGCGAAATTTTCCAAAGATGCGCAATTTGCGGAATTTTTCGGAGCGCAGGGTGGGGAGGCCGGGTAGTAAGCCGGTAGTAAGTATGTGCGGCGGGGCGAAGCTCCGGCGAACACGAGTGGTGACGGCGGCGGAATTTGGGAAACGACAGGTTGGCTAGACCGCGCCCCATTAGTGGTCAGGTTGGAATATCCTGTGAAAGTGTGCACTTTGGGCACAACCGCATATTCCGCGAATCTGTCAGCCTGAAGTCAGCCAGAAGTCAGGCGAATATTTGGTGAACATCTTGCGCCGCGCGGCATAATTTTTGGGATGGAATCTTGGGCGTGATCGCGCGGACTTGGCGACCGGTTATTGGGATGATTTTGGTTGCTCGGTGGGCAGGCCGGACTCGGTCCATGTGCGCCAGCCGCCGGCGAGTGAGAGGACGCGGCGGTAGCCCATCTTCTGGAGGTTGTCCGCGGCGAGCGCCGAGCGGTACCCGCCGCCGCAGTAGAGAATGATCTCGGTGGCGGGGTCCGGCACGAGCGTCTCAATGTCGCGCTCGATGATGCCTTTGCACAAATGTTGTGCAGTGGGAATGTGTCCGGCGGCGAACTCGCTCGCCTCGCGCACGTCGATCAAAGCCTGAGTGTGGCTGCTATCGAGACGCGTGGCCAGCTCCGGCGCGGTGATTTCGGCGACGCGCGATTGGGCGTCCTCGACGATCTTTAGGAAGCGCGGCGAGTGTTGGTGAGCCATAATGTTCTCCTGCGCGGTGCGTTCAAAGGCCCATAAATAGACCGTGTAGCACGTATGCCCCAAAATGCAGCAGGTGCTTGTCCTTTGCTTCCTCTGCCTCGTGCCTCCTCAGCCTCGATCCCTACTGCACCATCTCGGCCGCCGCATTCTCTCTGCTGGCCGGAAGATGCGAGGCGTGATGGTGCACCAGATACCAGTTGCCGTCGCGCTGCACGAAGAGGTTGGTGGATTGCACCAGCGCGTTCTCGAACGAGCCATCGGCGGCGGAGGATATTTTCTCCACGCAGCAGACCCAGGCCACCGACTCCTCCACGCGCACCGTTTGCAGGCTTACGGAGAGGCGCAGGAAGCGCGTGTTTT includes:
- a CDS encoding DUF4440 domain-containing protein, giving the protein MTPEQEAVLEANKNFYRAAQSLSLEQMDAVWVQDDAARCVHPGWELIEGWEAIRESWQRIFENTRFLRLSVSLQTVRVEESVAWVCCVEKISSAADGSFENALVQSTNLFVQRDGNWYLVHHHASHLPASRENAAAEMVQ
- a CDS encoding FAD-binding oxidoreductase, giving the protein MNANADQGQAGEAQPFQGLLETEGREYSNWGLSYATKPAVYAEPLSYADVQAVVRDAERFPSPVNPVGALLSVTSTFVNDEGTMLCTRKLDEVLGLEHDATGRQVVRVQAGCRLKKLNLWLQARGVEIAFQAEIGEATVGSVAVGDTKESSLDAPGYFSAHVVALTYVDEHGDLRTLSDHKDGAAFHEFKCSFGLSGIVVECQLEVRPATLCRSDISLVPADSPENLAAALLRMREECDAFFAIVILQHLLSFCDQRFKAGPGAATPAASQPVCDEYRLAKRLVIQHGMDGVPLPPQPKGLVYSRHDFVNEYWRPSPGERRLDFQYYEHDLGQLTRVIVESYKLTKAF
- a CDS encoding sulfurtransferase, which translates into the protein MAHQHSPRFLKIVEDAQSRVAEITAPELATRLDSSHTQALIDVREASEFAAGHIPTAQHLCKGIIERDIETLVPDPATEIILYCGGGYRSALAADNLQKMGYRRVLSLAGGWRTWTESGLPTEQPKSSQ
- a CDS encoding endonuclease/exonuclease/phosphatase family protein, which codes for MLRIATFNLENLFTRPTAMNENSDAVGRQAIEDHAVLNGIVAKEVYTANDNARLITLSNRYKFHVLSPPVNAFVQLQKIRGKLFRKPQNGPLEVVANGRGDWTGWFELRRDDVRWEATYNTGRVISEAHADILILVEVENRPTLKRFCKQVLDVEFQSAYPHFMVIDGNDDRGIDVGIASRFPIVQMRSHVDDATPAGGEVFSRDCPEYDIDLPGGKRMVILPNHFKSKRNGDNQASINRRKAQAERAHAIAVVALSRSDLVVVGGDLNDVPDSVPLAALFTDGFADVINHPNYPTDRPGTYGTGLKTQKLDYLILSPKLQAKLQDVGIERRGAYHPNLWESFDTVKKSADEASDHHLVWADFNL